In a genomic window of Virgibacillus sp. SK37:
- a CDS encoding PhoH family protein — protein sequence MSENLTEINLQITNPNEAMALFGTNDKYLHQLEEQLNVSIVTRGEQVRVSGTEKDISLVQDILLTLLSLVQKGLQITERDVVYAIELAKEGKINQLETLFEDEITKNVKGKSIRVKTLGQKKYVTAIKNNDLVFGIGPAGTGKTYLAVVMAVHALKNGMVKRIILTRPAVEAGESLGFLPGDLKEKVDPYLRPLYDALHDVLGNEHTLRLIERETIEIAPLAYMRGRTLDDAFVILDEAQNTTPEQMKMFLTRLGFGSKMVITGDITQIDLPKGVQSGLRVASQLLKPVKGISFIYLEQSDVVRHPLVQRIIDAYEKNV from the coding sequence ATGTCCGAAAACCTTACTGAAATTAATCTACAAATTACAAATCCTAATGAAGCGATGGCCTTATTTGGCACAAATGATAAATACCTGCATCAATTGGAAGAACAATTAAATGTTTCTATTGTAACTCGAGGAGAACAGGTGCGTGTTTCAGGTACTGAAAAAGATATTTCTCTTGTACAAGATATCCTTTTGACTTTATTATCTCTTGTGCAGAAAGGATTACAAATTACTGAAAGAGATGTTGTTTATGCTATTGAATTAGCAAAAGAAGGAAAAATAAATCAGTTAGAAACATTATTTGAAGACGAAATTACTAAGAATGTAAAAGGAAAATCTATACGAGTTAAAACACTTGGGCAAAAAAAATATGTTACTGCAATTAAAAACAACGACCTGGTCTTCGGTATCGGCCCTGCTGGAACGGGAAAGACATATCTTGCGGTAGTGATGGCAGTGCATGCTTTGAAAAACGGTATGGTTAAAAGAATTATACTCACACGTCCAGCAGTAGAAGCAGGAGAAAGTTTGGGGTTTTTACCTGGTGACTTAAAAGAGAAGGTAGACCCTTATCTACGTCCTTTATATGATGCTTTACACGATGTGCTTGGGAACGAGCATACACTCAGGCTGATTGAGAGAGAAACGATTGAGATAGCACCGCTTGCATATATGCGTGGAAGAACCTTAGATGACGCCTTTGTAATTTTGGATGAGGCACAAAATACTACACCTGAACAGATGAAAATGTTTTTAACCCGTTTAGGCTTTGGTTCCAAGATGGTAATCACAGGAGACATTACTCAAATTGATTTGCCCAAGGGTGTGCAATCTGGCTTGCGGGTGGCTAGTCAATTGCTTAAACCAGTAAAAGGAATATCTTTTATATACTTGGAGCAATCTGACGTAGTTAGGCATCCACTCGTTCAACGTATTATTGATGCATATGAAAAAAATGTTTAG
- a CDS encoding HD family phosphohydrolase → MEEKKKKSKLFYYMKNKWIFIILSVILLGIFFFFITLNNVHTETYNIERFTTTKETIRSPITIENEQETERKRRETVQAVEDRYDISTEITEERIAYINEIFEAISTLETESVKEDSNNKDIASPLTNQEKVQQLKQLLSPEINQNINDWVFVELVEFPKEERSKAKELLNNSLQDVFKAGVRAENIQGATSTIKQSIKYSSLPPESKEALNKLAEFAVVENSFFDVEKTMNARKEAASNVDPVIIRAGEVLVREGQVITNEIYEKLELAGLLDSKRNVIPMIGLGLLITLICSVMIYELQRISKHTHFDKSKVLATLLISVLVILFMKVVSLYSTQANSFFYVVPIATGALLIKQLIQERSAIIFSCLFAILGSIIFNNQIPGSLNIEAGIYFFFSQLAAIIFLMNVKDRLAILKAGVGITVINIITILLFIFLSFEKYAISDIFIQTSFGVISAFLSAVLTIGLLPFFETGLGILTDIKLLQLASPNQPLMKKLLTEAPGTYHHSVMVANLSETACEAIGANGLLARVGAYYHDLGKTVKPHYFIENQLAMSNPHDLITPKESADIIINHPYDGAAMLKKHRLPKEIIDIAEQHHGETLVKYFFYKELETNKEAKESDFRYPGPKPQTREIAIISICDSVEAAVRSLKEPTEEKIEQIVTSIINDRMTDGQLDESPLTLMELKVVQRTICTTLKGIFHSRIQYPMKEAK, encoded by the coding sequence ATGGAGGAGAAAAAGAAGAAATCGAAGTTATTTTACTATATGAAGAATAAATGGATATTTATAATCCTATCCGTTATTTTACTAGGGATATTTTTCTTTTTCATTACCCTAAATAATGTACATACTGAAACTTATAATATTGAACGATTTACAACAACAAAAGAGACAATACGCTCTCCAATTACCATAGAAAATGAACAAGAGACAGAGAGAAAAAGAAGAGAGACTGTTCAAGCCGTTGAAGATCGTTATGATATTTCAACTGAGATTACCGAAGAGCGAATTGCTTATATAAATGAAATTTTTGAAGCGATATCTACCTTAGAAACGGAATCTGTCAAAGAGGACTCCAATAATAAAGATATCGCCTCTCCACTAACCAATCAAGAGAAAGTGCAACAGTTAAAACAGCTGCTCTCACCTGAAATAAATCAAAATATAAACGATTGGGTTTTTGTTGAGCTTGTGGAATTCCCAAAAGAAGAGCGATCGAAAGCGAAGGAGTTATTAAATAACTCCTTACAGGACGTTTTTAAAGCAGGTGTAAGAGCGGAAAATATACAAGGAGCCACTTCCACAATAAAGCAATCGATAAAGTATTCTTCGTTACCACCCGAATCAAAGGAAGCACTTAACAAATTGGCAGAGTTTGCTGTAGTGGAGAATTCTTTCTTTGATGTAGAAAAAACAATGAATGCAAGAAAGGAAGCGGCTAGTAATGTGGACCCTGTCATTATAAGGGCTGGCGAAGTTTTAGTCAGAGAAGGCCAAGTTATTACAAATGAAATCTATGAAAAATTAGAATTAGCCGGCTTACTTGACAGTAAGAGAAACGTTATCCCTATGATAGGACTTGGTTTGCTCATCACTCTAATCTGTTCTGTAATGATATATGAATTGCAGCGTATCAGCAAGCATACCCACTTTGATAAGAGCAAGGTTCTTGCCACACTGTTAATAAGTGTACTGGTTATTCTCTTTATGAAAGTGGTAAGCTTATATTCTACACAAGCCAATTCATTTTTTTATGTAGTGCCTATAGCTACAGGCGCTCTATTAATAAAACAATTGATCCAGGAACGTTCAGCAATTATCTTCAGTTGCTTATTTGCTATTCTGGGTAGCATTATATTTAACAATCAAATCCCTGGTTCTTTAAATATTGAGGCAGGTATCTACTTCTTTTTTTCTCAATTGGCAGCTATTATTTTTCTTATGAATGTTAAAGATCGCTTGGCCATTCTAAAAGCAGGAGTGGGTATTACGGTTATAAATATAATAACTATATTACTATTTATATTTCTTTCTTTTGAAAAATATGCAATTAGTGATATATTTATTCAAACGTCCTTTGGTGTTATTTCTGCATTCTTATCAGCAGTGTTGACTATCGGGTTGTTGCCTTTCTTTGAAACAGGTCTCGGAATCCTTACAGACATAAAACTACTGCAATTAGCAAGTCCTAACCAACCGTTAATGAAAAAATTGCTGACAGAGGCGCCGGGAACTTATCATCATTCAGTTATGGTAGCAAACCTAAGCGAAACAGCCTGTGAAGCCATTGGAGCAAATGGATTACTAGCAAGGGTAGGTGCATATTATCACGATCTTGGTAAAACTGTAAAACCACATTACTTTATTGAAAATCAATTAGCGATGAGTAATCCACATGATCTTATAACGCCAAAAGAGAGTGCAGACATCATTATTAATCATCCTTATGATGGTGCTGCTATGCTGAAAAAGCATCGTTTACCTAAGGAAATTATAGATATTGCTGAACAACATCATGGTGAAACACTTGTTAAATATTTCTTCTATAAAGAGTTAGAAACAAATAAAGAAGCAAAAGAATCTGATTTTCGTTACCCTGGGCCAAAACCACAGACAAGGGAAATAGCGATTATTTCTATATGTGACTCTGTAGAAGCGGCTGTAAGATCCTTGAAAGAACCAACAGAAGAAAAAATCGAGCAAATTGTGACCTCTATTATTAATGATCGCATGACTGATGGCCAACTGGATGAAAGTCCATTGACACTGATGGAATTAAAGGTGGTTCAACGAACAATTTGCACTACACTAAAAGGTATATTTCATTCAAGAATACAATATCCCATGAAGGAGGCTAAATAA
- the ybeY gene encoding rRNA maturation RNase YbeY, producing MHIDFHDQTNSVPSDYIDLLQRLVEFTAKQEGISREAEVSINFVDNKEIQELNRNYRQKDTPTDVISFAMQEKVEGEIDIVGEDIPLVLGDIVISIDKAKEQAADYDHSLERELGFLAVHGFLHLLGYDHMTQEEEKLMFKKQEAILGEFGIER from the coding sequence ATGCACATTGACTTTCACGACCAAACAAATTCTGTGCCGAGTGATTATATAGATCTATTACAACGATTGGTGGAGTTTACAGCAAAACAGGAGGGGATCTCCAGAGAGGCTGAGGTGTCCATAAACTTTGTAGATAATAAAGAAATTCAGGAGCTTAATCGCAACTACCGTCAAAAAGATACTCCCACAGATGTTATTTCATTTGCTATGCAAGAGAAGGTAGAGGGGGAAATAGATATAGTTGGAGAGGATATTCCTTTAGTTCTTGGGGATATTGTGATCTCCATTGACAAAGCGAAGGAGCAGGCTGCAGATTATGATCACTCTTTAGAAAGAGAACTTGGTTTTCTGGCGGTACATGGATTTTTACATCTATTAGGTTACGACCATATGACACAGGAAGAAGAAAAATTAATGTTTAAGAAACAGGAAGCAATATTGGGTGAGTTTGGAATTGAAAGGTAA
- a CDS encoding diacylglycerol kinase family protein, translating to MSLELKGKRSIGFTFAWNGLIEVTRTEKNFRIHLFVAILVFTIGLLVELNWLEWCMVIFAIGFVLVTEVTNSAIEKMMDYLNPAIHPSAKIIKDMAAGAVLISAITAALIGLIIFLPKIYTLLM from the coding sequence GTGAGTTTGGAATTGAAAGGTAAGCGATCGATTGGTTTTACGTTCGCTTGGAATGGACTCATAGAGGTAACCAGGACAGAGAAAAACTTTCGAATTCATTTATTTGTAGCTATTCTGGTATTTACCATAGGTTTATTAGTAGAGCTTAATTGGTTAGAATGGTGTATGGTGATTTTTGCAATTGGTTTCGTGTTAGTTACAGAAGTTACGAATAGTGCTATAGAAAAAATGATGGACTACTTGAATCCAGCTATACATCCATCTGCAAAAATAATTAAAGATATGGCGGCGGGGGCTGTATTAATTTCTGCTATTACCGCTGCACTTATTGGATTAATTATTTTTCTGCCAAAAATTTATACATTACTTATGTAG
- the era gene encoding GTPase Era yields the protein MDTNFKSGFIAIIGRPNVGKSTFMNRVIGQKIAIMSDKPQTTRNKIQGVLTQTDSQMVFIDTPGIHKPKHRLGDFMVKLAENTLNEVDAVLFMINASEGYGRGDQYILDRLQQVNRPVFLIINKIDLLHPDELFPLIETYKDKYEFEEVIPISALQGNNVNHLLEILEQHLPEGPQYYPEDQVTDHPERFIMSELIREKVLQLTREEVPHSIAVVIENIEKRDSNAIYIQATIVTERKTQKGILIGKQGSMLKSIGKYARLDIEALLGTKVYLELWVKVKKDWRNKQSQLNEYGFRSDEY from the coding sequence ATGGACACAAATTTCAAATCAGGTTTTATAGCAATTATCGGCAGACCTAATGTAGGCAAATCCACATTTATGAACAGAGTTATTGGGCAAAAAATCGCAATAATGAGTGATAAGCCTCAAACTACACGAAACAAAATTCAGGGAGTGTTAACTCAAACTGACTCTCAAATGGTGTTCATAGATACACCTGGAATTCACAAGCCTAAACACCGTTTGGGTGATTTTATGGTAAAACTTGCGGAAAACACACTTAATGAGGTTGATGCCGTATTATTTATGATTAATGCAAGTGAAGGATATGGCAGAGGGGACCAATATATATTAGATCGCTTACAACAAGTTAATCGCCCAGTCTTTCTAATAATAAACAAAATAGACTTACTTCATCCTGACGAGCTTTTTCCTTTAATCGAAACGTATAAAGATAAATATGAGTTCGAGGAAGTTATACCAATTTCCGCATTACAGGGAAACAATGTGAACCATTTACTGGAAATTCTAGAACAGCATCTTCCTGAAGGTCCTCAGTACTATCCTGAGGACCAGGTTACGGATCACCCGGAAAGATTTATTATGAGTGAACTAATTAGGGAGAAAGTATTGCAGCTTACGAGGGAAGAGGTCCCACATTCTATAGCAGTGGTGATTGAAAATATTGAAAAAAGAGATTCAAATGCAATATATATCCAAGCTACCATTGTGACCGAGAGGAAAACACAAAAAGGTATCCTTATAGGTAAGCAAGGAAGCATGCTTAAAAGTATTGGAAAATATGCTCGCTTGGATATTGAAGCATTACTCGGTACAAAAGTTTATCTTGAATTGTGGGTAAAAGTGAAAAAAGACTGGCGGAACAAGCAAAGTCAATTAAATGAATATGGTTTCCGCAGTGATGAATATTAA
- a CDS encoding YqzL family protein gives MLDLTWKVFSQTGNIETYLLMKELENEPNTVEGKTAQQEDMSSINLNL, from the coding sequence GTGCTCGACTTAACCTGGAAAGTTTTTAGTCAAACGGGAAACATTGAAACCTATTTACTCATGAAGGAATTAGAAAATGAACCAAATACAGTTGAAGGTAAGACAGCTCAACAAGAAGACATGTCTTCGATTAACTTAAACTTGTAG
- the recO gene encoding DNA repair protein RecO, with translation MLEKVDGVILKTQDYGETHKIITIYSRKLGKISTLARGAKKTKSRMAAVTQPFIYGNFFVYLNKGLSTIQQGEIEYSFRAIREDIFKTAYTAYITELTDKLVDPQIPDPFLFEELYQTMSWIEGHEDVEIPIMMYELKMFAKGGFGPTVNGCANCGNKEFPYAFSIAEGGLLCKKCRYLDEGAIHLPDSVSKLLHLFTGVELKRIGTISVKTENRQLIRKILDAYYEQYGGYFLKSKRFLRQLDLLK, from the coding sequence ATGCTTGAAAAAGTGGATGGGGTTATTTTGAAAACGCAAGACTATGGAGAAACACATAAAATCATCACTATTTATAGTAGGAAATTAGGAAAGATATCCACTCTCGCTCGCGGCGCCAAAAAAACAAAAAGTAGAATGGCTGCAGTTACGCAGCCGTTCATTTATGGAAACTTTTTCGTTTATTTAAATAAAGGTCTTAGTACTATTCAGCAAGGTGAAATTGAATATTCTTTTAGAGCAATAAGGGAAGACATATTTAAAACAGCTTATACTGCGTATATTACAGAGCTGACGGATAAATTAGTTGACCCTCAGATACCAGATCCATTTTTGTTTGAAGAATTATATCAAACAATGTCATGGATTGAGGGACATGAAGATGTGGAAATTCCAATAATGATGTATGAATTAAAAATGTTTGCTAAAGGTGGATTTGGACCAACGGTAAACGGTTGTGCAAACTGCGGAAACAAGGAATTTCCATATGCATTTTCTATAGCTGAAGGTGGACTTTTGTGTAAAAAATGTCGGTATTTGGATGAAGGAGCTATTCATTTGCCGGATTCAGTATCGAAATTACTTCATCTGTTTACAGGGGTTGAGTTAAAACGTATTGGAACCATTTCTGTAAAAACGGAAAATAGGCAGTTGATCAGAAAGATACTTGATGCCTATTATGAGCAATACGGCGGTTATTTTTTGAAATCCAAACGATTTTTAAGACAATTAGATCTTCTAAAATAG
- the glyQ gene encoding glycine--tRNA ligase subunit alpha codes for MNIQEMILTLQKHWSEQNCIIMQAYDVEKGAGTMSPMTLLRSLGPEPWNVAYVEPSRRPADGRYGNNPNRLYQHHQFQVIMKPSPENIQDLYLESLKKLGINPLEHDIRFVEDNWENPTLGAAGLGWEVWLDGMEITQFTYFQQIGGLEANPVAVELTYGIERLASYIQDKENVFDLEWTNGVTVRDIFYQPEVEHSTYTFEDSNTDMLFQLFSMYEQEAKVTMEKGLVFPSYDYVLKCSHTFNLLDAKGVISVTERTGYISRIRNLARNIAKAYVAERERLGFPMLKEGGKNNE; via the coding sequence TTGAACATACAGGAAATGATCTTAACGTTACAAAAGCATTGGTCTGAACAAAATTGTATTATCATGCAGGCATATGATGTAGAAAAAGGTGCCGGTACAATGTCACCCATGACACTATTAAGAAGTTTAGGGCCGGAACCTTGGAATGTTGCTTATGTAGAACCATCAAGGCGCCCTGCTGACGGAAGATATGGAAATAACCCAAATCGTTTATACCAACACCATCAATTCCAAGTTATAATGAAGCCTTCTCCAGAAAATATACAGGATTTGTATTTGGAGTCATTAAAAAAACTCGGTATTAACCCTTTGGAACATGATATACGATTTGTTGAGGATAATTGGGAAAACCCTACTCTCGGTGCAGCAGGCCTTGGTTGGGAAGTTTGGCTAGATGGCATGGAGATTACTCAATTCACCTATTTCCAACAAATTGGCGGGTTAGAAGCAAATCCAGTTGCCGTTGAACTAACTTATGGTATTGAACGTTTAGCATCCTATATTCAGGATAAGGAAAATGTATTTGATCTGGAATGGACCAATGGTGTAACTGTAAGAGATATTTTTTATCAACCGGAAGTTGAACACTCTACCTACACATTTGAGGATTCAAATACAGATATGTTATTTCAGTTGTTTTCCATGTATGAGCAAGAAGCCAAGGTAACAATGGAAAAAGGCCTTGTGTTCCCTTCCTATGATTATGTTTTAAAATGCTCCCACACATTTAACTTATTGGATGCTAAAGGAGTAATTTCTGTTACTGAAAGAACTGGATATATTTCCAGAATAAGAAATCTCGCAAGAAATATAGCTAAAGCTTATGTTGCTGAAAGGGAACGTTTGGGATTTCCTATGTTGAAAGAAGGAGGAAAGAATAATGAGTAA
- the glyS gene encoding glycine--tRNA ligase subunit beta has protein sequence MSKNVLFEIGLEELPARFVDSAEKQLADKTAAWLQDMRISYGSITSYSTPRRLAVIISDIAEEQATIEEEAKGPAIKIAKDDSGNWSKAAIGFTKGQGKTLDDIYTKEIKGTTYIFVQKKIEGESTFGLLPDFKNIIESIQFGKNMRWANETIRYARPIRWLVAMYGNEIIPFEIANVKTDKVTFGHRFLGGKINLEEPMDYTQLLNENRVIVSSKEREKLICNQIKEIENKNNVTVPIDTDLLAEVRNLVEYPTAFMGSFDQEYLQLPSEVLISSMKEHQRYFPVKSQHGELLPYFIGVRNGDTHSLDTVIRGNEKVLRARLSDAQFFYEEDQKHTLEFYLEKLKRVVFQEKLGTISDKVERVVHITTELVELLNLDPTTAKATIRAAELCKFDLMTNMVNEFTELQGVIGEKYAAIFEEEEIVSKAIGEHYLPKEAHGQLPSTVSGAIVSIADKLDTIVGCISVGLVPTGSQDPYGLRRQAAGVLRILNHNKWELAVEDLLEIVKNSFKDIKIEQQAKQDISTTLDEFFRMRATYLMRELEIEQDIVQAVLHDGINIFYYAIDRAAVLAAKRNEKDFKTKEEALVRVLNLAIKSEETVINIQKFQTDSEKQLYHAFLEVSEKFTGFEKTRNAEKALLTLGHLADPIHYFFDNNMVMDDDAQIRNNRLALVNQIAELIYRYADLTKVEWKQQF, from the coding sequence ATGAGTAAAAACGTATTGTTTGAAATCGGCTTAGAAGAACTTCCTGCACGTTTCGTTGACAGTGCAGAAAAGCAATTAGCAGATAAAACAGCTGCTTGGCTTCAGGATATGCGAATCTCATATGGCTCTATTACCTCTTATTCAACACCAAGAAGATTGGCCGTCATCATATCAGACATTGCCGAAGAGCAAGCTACTATTGAAGAAGAAGCGAAAGGCCCGGCAATAAAAATAGCCAAGGATGACAGTGGGAATTGGTCAAAAGCAGCCATTGGTTTTACAAAAGGACAAGGAAAAACTTTAGATGATATCTATACAAAGGAAATAAAGGGAACCACTTATATATTTGTCCAGAAAAAGATTGAAGGGGAGTCTACCTTTGGTTTGTTGCCAGACTTTAAAAATATTATTGAGTCCATTCAATTTGGAAAAAACATGCGCTGGGCAAATGAAACAATAAGATATGCCCGTCCAATTCGTTGGTTAGTAGCAATGTATGGCAACGAAATAATTCCTTTTGAGATTGCTAACGTTAAGACAGACAAAGTTACTTTTGGCCATCGTTTCCTAGGTGGAAAAATTAATCTCGAAGAACCAATGGATTATACACAACTTTTAAATGAAAATCGGGTTATTGTTTCTTCAAAAGAGCGGGAAAAGCTAATCTGTAATCAAATAAAAGAAATAGAAAACAAAAACAATGTTACTGTACCGATTGATACTGATTTATTAGCTGAAGTACGAAATCTTGTCGAATATCCCACGGCGTTTATGGGTTCTTTCGATCAGGAGTATCTGCAATTGCCATCTGAAGTACTTATCTCTTCGATGAAGGAACATCAGAGGTATTTTCCTGTCAAATCTCAACATGGTGAGCTACTGCCTTATTTTATTGGAGTTAGAAATGGGGATACTCATTCACTTGATACGGTTATCAGGGGAAATGAAAAAGTGTTACGGGCAAGATTATCGGATGCACAATTTTTCTATGAGGAAGATCAGAAACATACGCTAGAATTTTATTTGGAGAAGTTAAAAAGGGTCGTCTTTCAGGAGAAATTGGGTACGATTAGCGATAAAGTAGAACGGGTAGTGCATATCACAACAGAATTAGTAGAATTATTGAATTTAGATCCAACTACTGCTAAAGCTACTATACGGGCGGCTGAGCTATGTAAGTTTGATTTAATGACAAATATGGTAAATGAATTCACTGAGCTTCAGGGAGTGATTGGTGAAAAATATGCTGCCATTTTTGAAGAAGAAGAAATAGTATCTAAAGCAATAGGAGAGCATTATTTACCTAAGGAAGCACATGGCCAATTGCCTAGTACGGTAAGTGGAGCCATCGTGAGTATTGCTGATAAATTAGACACTATTGTAGGTTGTATCTCCGTTGGGTTGGTGCCTACTGGTTCACAGGACCCGTATGGATTAAGAAGACAGGCAGCAGGCGTATTACGTATATTGAATCATAATAAATGGGAACTTGCAGTAGAGGATTTGCTGGAAATTGTAAAGAATTCATTTAAAGACATTAAGATAGAGCAACAGGCAAAGCAAGATATATCTACGACTTTGGATGAGTTTTTCCGTATGCGAGCGACATACTTAATGAGGGAACTGGAAATAGAGCAGGATATTGTTCAGGCAGTGTTACATGATGGTATTAATATTTTTTATTACGCGATCGATAGGGCAGCAGTATTAGCTGCAAAAAGAAATGAAAAAGACTTTAAAACGAAGGAAGAGGCATTGGTCAGGGTGCTAAATCTAGCTATAAAATCCGAAGAAACAGTAATTAATATACAAAAATTTCAAACAGATTCTGAGAAACAGTTGTATCATGCTTTCTTAGAGGTTAGTGAAAAGTTTACAGGATTTGAAAAAACAAGGAATGCGGAGAAAGCTTTACTTACACTAGGCCATTTAGCAGACCCTATCCATTATTTCTTTGATAACAACATGGTTATGGATGATGATGCTCAAATTCGTAACAACCGCTTAGCATTAGTTAATCAAATTGCTGAGTTGATTTATAGGTATGCTGATTTAACAAAAGTTGAATGGAAGCAGCAGTTTTAG
- a CDS encoding helix-turn-helix transcriptional regulator — MELSNRQEQIIEIVKENGPITGENIAERLHLTRATLRPDLAILTMAGFLEARPRVGYFFTGKTGSELLTEQIKKFKVHQFQHVPIVVKESVSVYDAISTMFLEDVGTLFVVDENSCLTGVLSRKDLLRASIGQQDLNAVPVHIIMTRMPNITVCRKEDLLLDVAKKLINKQIDGLPVVKDVEAGLEVVGRVTKTTITKAFVELIVDDKV, encoded by the coding sequence ATGGAACTTTCCAATCGTCAGGAACAGATTATTGAAATTGTTAAAGAAAACGGTCCGATTACCGGTGAAAATATTGCTGAACGTCTACATTTAACCAGAGCGACTCTAAGACCAGATTTAGCGATCCTAACGATGGCGGGCTTTTTGGAGGCACGCCCTCGTGTTGGTTACTTTTTCACTGGTAAGACCGGATCGGAATTACTTACAGAGCAAATTAAAAAATTTAAGGTGCATCAGTTTCAGCATGTCCCCATCGTGGTCAAGGAAAGCGTTTCGGTTTACGATGCTATTTCCACCATGTTTTTGGAAGATGTAGGCACATTATTTGTGGTTGATGAGAATTCTTGTTTAACAGGGGTTCTCTCCAGAAAAGATTTGCTTAGAGCAAGCATAGGACAACAGGACCTAAACGCTGTGCCTGTTCATATTATTATGACTAGAATGCCTAATATAACTGTCTGTAGAAAAGAAGATCTTTTACTTGATGTCGCTAAAAAACTGATTAATAAACAAATTGATGGATTACCAGTAGTAAAAGATGTAGAAGCTGGCTTAGAAGTAGTGGGTAGAGTAACTAAAACTACCATTACGAAAGCATTTGTTGAATTAATTGTTGACGACAAAGTATAG
- a CDS encoding pyruvate, water dikinase regulatory protein has product MEAKPIVYVLSDSVGETAELVIKAGLSQFNNGEYKIQRIPYVEDTGTIDEALQLAKEKKGLIGFTLVDPTLRNYVNEQAKLLNLEAIDIMGPMLSSMEKVFKNSPKMEAGLVHKLDEDYFKRVEAIEFAVKYDDGRDARGIARADIILIGVSRTSKTPLSQFLAHKRLKVANVPIVPEVDPPEELFEVDPSKCIGLRISAEKLNDIRKERLKALGLGDQATYANMNRIHQELEYFDNIVDKIGCEVIDVSNKAVEETANSVLQLINK; this is encoded by the coding sequence ATGGAAGCTAAACCGATTGTATATGTGTTGTCTGATTCTGTAGGGGAGACAGCTGAACTGGTAATTAAAGCTGGTTTAAGTCAATTTAATAACGGTGAATATAAAATTCAGCGGATCCCTTATGTAGAAGATACGGGTACTATTGATGAAGCACTACAATTAGCTAAGGAAAAAAAAGGTCTGATTGGCTTTACATTAGTAGACCCTACCTTAAGGAATTATGTAAATGAACAAGCTAAGTTATTAAACTTAGAAGCAATTGATATTATGGGACCAATGCTTTCTTCGATGGAGAAGGTATTTAAAAATTCACCTAAAATGGAAGCGGGATTAGTTCATAAACTGGATGAGGATTACTTTAAACGAGTAGAAGCAATTGAGTTTGCGGTGAAATATGATGATGGACGGGATGCTCGAGGAATTGCCAGAGCAGATATCATATTAATTGGAGTTTCCCGGACTTCTAAAACACCACTTTCTCAGTTTTTGGCACACAAACGACTAAAGGTTGCTAATGTACCAATCGTGCCTGAAGTAGACCCTCCTGAAGAACTGTTTGAAGTAGATCCATCTAAATGTATAGGGCTGCGCATCAGTGCAGAAAAATTAAATGATATTCGAAAAGAGAGACTAAAGGCATTAGGGCTCGGTGATCAAGCTACATATGCGAACATGAACAGGATCCACCAGGAATTAGAATACTTCGATAATATTGTTGATAAAATTGGTTGTGAAGTCATTGATGTATCTAATAAGGCAGTTGAAGAGACAGCGAATAGCGTACTTCAACTAATTAATAAATAG